One genomic window of Hyperolius riggenbachi isolate aHypRig1 chromosome 7, aHypRig1.pri, whole genome shotgun sequence includes the following:
- the LOC137524138 gene encoding zinc finger protein 436-like isoform X2, protein MTISMRMDEDQSHMTERIVMLSLDIIRLLTGEEYEVVKKTSDETPGSRLHSPSTISVPPPHPLTPQRNNVKKILEVINKMIEMLTGQVPMRCQDVTVYFSMEEWQYLEGHKDLYKDFMMENQPPLTSPDRQEVGDTSGKCLIYSSDYGAEHNGAALHLQAGNSIADNIPSRRHHEDKSPDLSNPEEPSDRSHPVTSNTHPKCHSADRSGDPSYSGECSSNSNTDREGGGKSYQCSECGKCFTKELHLVTHVHLHTGGKKNMADRPYLCPECGKCFRWKAELLAHQRTHTGERPYSCAESGICFSRRVNLCRRQRSHTGERPYLCPECGKCFRWQSDLLRHQRTHTGERPHPCLECGKCFSQKNYLNAHQRTHTGERPYSCPECWKRFHQKSSLLRHFRSHTGERSLSRPECGKSSVQKAQLHTHQGSHIGERSYLCSECGKCFSNKCHLLTHEISHTGERPYLCDECGKCFSQKSVLVRHQRSHTGEHPYVCSECGKCFIQKSDLLRHQRSHRGERPYSCPQCGKCFSQKAHLVEHQRSHTGERPYSCSECGKCFSHKSVLRKHQKRHTGKRLYSHQEGGEKLQSDSL, encoded by the exons ATGACCATATcaatgaggatggatgaggaccagagtcacatgactgagaggatagTAATGCTCAGCCTGGACATCATCcgcctgctgactggagag GAGTATGAAGTAGTGAAGAAGACATCTGATGAGACTCCCGGTAGCCGACTTCACAGCCCATCCACCATCTCAGTGCCTCCACCTCACCCCCTGACACCTCAGAGAAACAATGTGAAGAAGATTCTAGAAGTCATAAACAAGATGATTGAGATGCTGACGGGACAG GTCCCTATGAGGTGTCAGGATGTCAcagtctatttctccatggaggagtggcagtatttagaaggacacaaggacctctacaaggacttcatgatggagaatcagccgcccctcacatcaccag ATAGACAAGAAGTAGGGGACACTTCAGGCAAATGTCTCATATATTCTTCAGATTATGGTGCAGAACATAATGGTGCCGCACTACATTTACAAGCAGGAAACTCCATTGCTGATAATATACCCAGCAGACGTCACCATGAGGACAAATCACCAGATCTCTCCAATCCTGAGGAACCTTCTGATAGATCCCATCCTGTTACCTCAAATACCCATCCAAAGTGTCACAGTGCCGATAGATCAGGAGATCCGTCTTATTCTGGGGAATGTTCCAGTAACTCTAATACTGATAGAGAGGGAGGTGGGAAGAGTTATCAGtgctcagaatgtgggaaatgttttacaaaagAATTGCATCTGGTTACACATGTTCATTTACATACTGGAGGAAAGAAAAACATGGCCGATCGTCCTTATTTGTgtcccgagtgtgggaaatgttttaggtgGAAAGCTGAACTCCTTGcacatcagagaactcacacaggagagcgtccttattcatgtgCCGAGAGTGGAATATGTTTCAGTAGGAGAGTTAATCTTTGCAGacgtcagagaagtcacacaggtgaacgTCCTTATttgtgtccagagtgtgggaaatgtttcagatgGCAAAGTGATCTTCTTAgacatcagagaactcacacaggtgagcgccCTCATCCATGtcttgagtgtggaaaatgtttcagccagaaaaattatctTAATGcacatcagagaactcacacaggagagcgtccttattcatgtccAGAATGTTGGAAACGTTTCCATCAGAAATCTAGTCTTCTTAGACATTTTAGAAGTCACACAGGCGAACGCTCTCTTTcacgtccagagtgtgggaaatcttcaGTTCAGAAAGCTCAGCTTCATACACATCAGGGAAGTCACATAGGAGAGCGCTCTTATttgtgttcagaatgtgggaaatgtttcagtaacAAATGCCATCTTCTTACACATGAGataagtcacacaggagagcgtccataTTTATGtgatgaatgtgggaaatgttttagtcagaaatctgttcttgttagacatcagagaagtcacacaggagagcatccttatgtgtgttcagagtgtgggaaatgtttcattcaGAAATCTGATCTTCTTAGACATCAGAGGAGCCATAgaggagagcgtccttattcatgtcctcagtgtgggaaatgtttcagtcagaaagcTCATCTTGTTgaacatcagagaagtcacacaggagagcgtccttattcatgttcagagtgtgggaaatgttttagtcaTAAATCTGTTCTCCGTAAACATCAGAAAAGACACACAGGAAAGCGTCTTTATTCACATCAGGAAGGTGGTGAAAAGTTGCAGTCAGACAGCTTATGA